One Bartonella kosoyi DNA segment encodes these proteins:
- a CDS encoding NAD-glutamate dehydrogenase, with protein MLQQKTIETKNTPDKIEKILFAQTDKEDIAYYENKELQKAAAIAVKAFNLHQAGKNTICFEQNLTRNNRPITVITLVNDNKPFLLDSILNLVNQHKNHIYLIAHPILGCASGKRISLMQIHIESLNKQQIQKLEHELTLVLEQVNAAVRDWKPMLEEVEKHIHAYQTSLPSHYKQEGEKAIEFLHWLTDDNFIFLGMRTYNFIKDQKPIKSFTVSNVELGILADASIHIVDDESMKEPPQEVLSFMESDNLFIVTKANSRSKIHRSVWLDYISLKIFDKENQLCGELRIVGLFTSSAYTRSILQIPFLKEKAQTIIQRLGHNHADYSGKALISVLETYPRDEMFRVDVDTLTENAKLILQLDERPRLRVLVHTDSFGRFVSILVYVPRDHYSSSLREKVGEHFVEIYKGDFFESYPLFLESTLIRVYYIIHRKGSATVPLHDRTTLEQHVRSIARSWEDSVQAIALTHKTTEPQTRLASEFPNSYRDLFSTEDAIKDAGHILSLHDDTPLFVTFYHAQNKEKQNISLRLFHRHEALALSKRVPLLENMGFRVIAEQTLELPDGNGQSVYLHDMQLESTFQLSLDFEKDGQKLAETFEAIWAQNADNDAFNALTQTAELDWHEIVILRHYGRYLQQAGIPYSQNRVAQTLNAYPDITKELYALFHLKFHQSHTEKERAKNNQVIQKRIEEKLQKVSGLDDDLILRRYSNLIDASLRTNAFTPLSDGSPRRILATKLNPRQIEGLPEPRPYREIFVYGPEVEGVHLRFGPIARGGIRWSDRALDYRTEVLSLVKAQQVKNAVIVPAGAKGGFYPHRLPQTSDRAVIIEAARQAYTDFITALLSITDNLIHGKITAPHNVICHDDPDPYFVVAADKGTATFSDTANAISQANHFWLDDAFASGGSAGYDHKEIGITAKGAWEAVKRHFRESFNQDIQTTPFTCVGVGDMSGDVFGNGMLLSKQTKLIAAFDHRDIFIDPDPNIEESYAERARLFKLPRSSWQDYNQSKLSKGGGIFSRKEKTITLSPEAAGAIGFEKQTGTPFEIISALLKAPVDLLWFGGIGTYIRATTESDAQVGDRANDAIRITGEQVRAKIIGEGANLGVTQRGRIEYISNGGRCNTDAIDNSAGVNCSDIEVNLKIVLASALRAKILTREERNKLLKKMTPQVEQLVLRNNYLQPLALSLAESQSTADLPYQIRFMHDLEQKKLLDRRVEVLPDEQVLRQRITQGKGLIRPELAVIFAYAKLTLKEEVAHSPIVDDPYFNAALLNYFPTQIQENFEKEVINHQLRRNIIATLIANDIVNRGGPTFVNQLRDATEQKTENIIRVFIAIRDGFEIPQLSDQIDKLDNKIPGLVQNKLYAAMTPMLFETTNWGLHNMDLSRPLAEIVKTIKQARSVIEKELIHSQDNDIKQKIEEKARHYSEEGAPKALAKQLALLEAAPTVCDISLIAKQSNSDLIKTAEIYFSLAQIIRINRINEASRIIPVVDYYDSMALSQAKESISESLRQIVIKILKNYGKKEDPFTTWKKTEEDHIHNVTNRISALIENDLNISRFTFAAGLISQLQNTGFQT; from the coding sequence GTGTTACAACAAAAAACAATAGAAACAAAAAACACACCAGACAAAATAGAAAAAATCCTTTTTGCTCAAACCGATAAAGAAGATATCGCTTATTACGAAAATAAAGAACTTCAAAAAGCTGCAGCCATTGCAGTAAAGGCTTTTAATCTCCATCAGGCAGGAAAAAATACTATCTGCTTTGAACAAAATTTAACCCGCAATAACAGACCTATAACTGTTATTACCCTTGTCAATGATAACAAACCCTTTCTTCTTGATTCTATTTTAAATCTCGTCAATCAACACAAAAACCATATTTATTTGATTGCACACCCTATTCTTGGTTGTGCTTCTGGAAAACGCATCAGTCTGATGCAAATTCACATCGAGTCTTTAAACAAACAGCAGATCCAAAAACTTGAACATGAACTCACCTTAGTTCTTGAGCAGGTTAATGCTGCTGTACGAGACTGGAAACCTATGCTTGAAGAAGTTGAAAAGCATATTCATGCCTACCAAACAAGTCTTCCCTCACATTATAAACAAGAAGGCGAAAAGGCTATTGAATTTCTTCACTGGCTCACAGACGATAATTTCATCTTCCTTGGCATGCGCACTTACAACTTTATCAAAGATCAGAAACCTATAAAATCTTTCACAGTGAGTAACGTTGAACTTGGTATACTCGCGGATGCTTCCATTCATATTGTTGACGATGAAAGTATGAAAGAACCACCCCAGGAAGTCTTATCCTTTATGGAAAGTGATAACCTGTTTATTGTGACAAAAGCGAACAGCCGCTCCAAGATTCACCGTTCTGTTTGGCTCGATTATATTAGTCTTAAAATCTTTGATAAAGAAAACCAGCTCTGTGGAGAATTACGTATTGTAGGACTTTTTACCTCTTCAGCTTATACGCGCTCTATTTTGCAAATTCCCTTCTTAAAAGAAAAAGCCCAAACCATCATTCAACGCCTTGGACATAATCATGCTGATTATTCAGGAAAAGCCCTTATCAGTGTTTTAGAAACCTATCCAAGAGATGAAATGTTTCGTGTTGATGTTGATACACTAACAGAAAATGCCAAACTTATCCTGCAATTAGACGAACGTCCACGTTTGCGGGTGCTCGTCCACACTGATTCTTTTGGACGTTTTGTTTCTATCCTTGTCTATGTACCACGTGACCATTACAGCAGCAGCCTCCGTGAAAAAGTTGGCGAACATTTTGTTGAAATTTACAAAGGCGACTTTTTTGAATCCTATCCGCTATTTCTGGAAAGCACTCTTATCCGTGTCTATTATATTATCCATCGCAAAGGTAGCGCAACTGTTCCACTTCACGATCGCACCACACTTGAACAACATGTTCGTTCAATTGCACGAAGTTGGGAAGATAGTGTCCAAGCCATCGCTCTTACCCACAAAACAACAGAACCACAAACCCGCCTAGCCAGTGAATTTCCTAACAGTTATCGTGATTTATTCTCAACGGAAGATGCCATTAAAGATGCCGGACATATTCTCAGTCTTCATGATGATACCCCCCTTTTCGTGACCTTTTATCACGCGCAAAACAAAGAAAAACAGAACATTTCTCTTCGTCTCTTTCACCGCCATGAAGCCCTTGCTCTTTCCAAACGAGTTCCATTGCTTGAAAATATGGGATTTCGTGTTATTGCTGAACAAACCCTTGAATTACCAGATGGCAACGGGCAATCTGTATATCTTCATGATATGCAATTAGAGAGTACTTTCCAGCTCAGTCTCGATTTTGAAAAAGACGGTCAAAAGCTTGCCGAAACTTTTGAAGCCATTTGGGCACAAAATGCTGATAATGATGCCTTTAATGCCCTCACCCAAACAGCTGAGCTTGATTGGCATGAAATTGTTATTTTGCGCCATTACGGGCGCTATCTCCAACAAGCTGGAATTCCTTACTCGCAAAATCGCGTCGCCCAAACTTTAAATGCTTATCCTGACATTACCAAAGAGCTTTATGCTTTATTTCATTTAAAATTTCATCAAAGCCATACAGAAAAAGAACGAGCAAAAAACAACCAGGTTATTCAAAAGCGCATTGAAGAAAAATTACAGAAAGTATCTGGTTTAGATGATGATCTTATCTTACGCCGGTATAGTAATCTTATCGATGCGAGTTTACGAACGAATGCCTTTACACCTCTTAGCGATGGCAGTCCACGGCGTATTTTAGCTACAAAATTAAATCCACGCCAAATTGAAGGTTTGCCTGAACCACGCCCTTATCGAGAAATTTTTGTTTATGGACCAGAAGTTGAAGGAGTCCATTTGCGTTTTGGACCTATCGCTCGTGGTGGCATTCGTTGGTCTGATCGCGCACTCGATTATCGCACTGAAGTGCTTAGCTTAGTCAAAGCCCAACAAGTTAAAAATGCCGTTATCGTTCCTGCAGGGGCAAAAGGTGGATTCTATCCCCATCGCCTTCCTCAAACAAGTGATCGTGCTGTCATCATAGAAGCAGCGCGACAAGCTTATACGGACTTTATAACAGCTTTGCTCTCCATCACAGACAATCTCATTCACGGCAAAATAACTGCGCCCCACAATGTCATCTGTCATGATGACCCTGATCCCTATTTTGTTGTTGCAGCCGACAAAGGAACAGCAACCTTTTCTGATACAGCCAACGCCATCAGCCAAGCAAACCATTTTTGGCTCGATGATGCTTTTGCCTCTGGCGGCTCAGCAGGTTATGACCACAAAGAAATTGGGATTACAGCGAAAGGTGCATGGGAAGCCGTTAAAAGACATTTCCGAGAATCCTTTAATCAGGATATTCAAACAACGCCCTTCACCTGTGTCGGTGTTGGCGATATGTCTGGTGATGTCTTTGGCAATGGAATGCTCCTTTCCAAACAAACAAAATTGATCGCCGCTTTTGATCACCGCGATATCTTTATTGATCCAGACCCAAACATCGAGGAAAGCTATGCAGAGCGTGCGCGTCTCTTCAAACTACCTCGCTCAAGCTGGCAAGATTACAACCAAAGCAAATTATCAAAGGGCGGTGGTATCTTCTCACGCAAAGAAAAAACCATTACGCTCTCCCCTGAAGCAGCAGGGGCCATTGGTTTCGAAAAACAAACAGGAACCCCCTTTGAAATTATCTCTGCTCTTCTCAAAGCCCCTGTTGATCTTTTATGGTTTGGTGGCATTGGGACTTACATCCGCGCCACAACAGAAAGTGATGCACAAGTAGGTGATCGTGCAAATGATGCAATACGCATTACCGGAGAACAAGTGCGTGCAAAAATTATTGGCGAAGGAGCTAATCTTGGCGTTACGCAACGTGGACGGATTGAATATATCTCAAATGGTGGTCGTTGCAATACGGATGCCATTGATAATTCAGCCGGTGTGAATTGTTCTGACATTGAAGTCAATCTCAAAATTGTTCTTGCATCAGCACTTCGTGCTAAAATACTCACCCGCGAAGAACGCAATAAACTCTTGAAAAAAATGACTCCTCAAGTCGAACAACTCGTCTTACGCAACAATTATCTACAACCCCTTGCTCTTTCTTTAGCAGAAAGCCAAAGCACTGCTGATTTACCCTATCAAATACGCTTTATGCACGATTTGGAACAAAAAAAGCTTTTAGATCGCAGAGTTGAAGTACTCCCTGATGAGCAAGTTTTACGGCAAAGAATAACCCAAGGAAAAGGTCTTATCCGTCCAGAACTCGCCGTTATTTTTGCCTATGCTAAATTAACGCTCAAAGAAGAAGTTGCTCATAGCCCCATTGTTGATGATCCCTATTTCAATGCAGCCTTGCTGAATTATTTTCCAACCCAAATTCAAGAAAATTTTGAGAAGGAAGTCATTAACCATCAATTGCGTCGTAATATTATTGCAACGCTGATTGCTAACGATATTGTCAATCGTGGCGGTCCTACTTTTGTTAATCAACTACGCGATGCAACAGAACAAAAGACTGAAAATATTATTCGTGTTTTCATTGCCATCCGTGATGGTTTTGAAATTCCTCAACTGTCTGATCAAATTGATAAGCTTGATAATAAAATACCCGGTCTTGTCCAAAACAAACTCTACGCAGCAATGACCCCAATGCTCTTTGAAACAACAAATTGGGGGTTACACAACATGGATCTCTCACGTCCATTAGCAGAAATTGTAAAAACAATAAAACAAGCCCGTAGTGTTATCGAAAAAGAACTTATCCATTCTCAAGATAACGATATTAAGCAAAAGATTGAAGAAAAAGCACGACACTACAGTGAAGAAGGGGCTCCAAAAGCATTAGCAAAACAACTAGCTCTCTTGGAAGCCGCTCCAACCGTTTGTGATATTTCTTTAATTGCAAAACAAAGCAACAGCGATCTTATTAAAACTGCAGAGATCTATTTCTCACTTGCACAAATCATTCGTATCAACCGCATTAACGAAGCAAGTCGTATTATTCCTGTAGTAGATTATTATGACAGTATGGCTTTAAGCCAAGCTAAAGAAAGTATTTCCGAGAGCTTACGGCAAATCGTCATTAAAATTCTCAAAAATTATGGAAAAAAAGAGGATCCTTTTACCACTTGGAAAAAAACAGAAGAAGATCATATTCACAATGTCACAAACCGTATTAGTGCCCTTATTGAAAATGATCTCAATATTTCTCGTTTTACTTTTGCAGCAGGGTTAATTTCTCAACTGCAAAATACTGGCTTTCAGACTTAA
- a CDS encoding DUF2125 domain-containing protein, which translates to MCENVRKNGYPLRIGVVCDKFQFSWPLYGVSLSTGRLTAGAPIYAPHVVEFNIDSPASIMFSDKTSIVSRWRNLVIETEPYWKTGQTLKFIAEGLEFSPLSSSFEDQKLQEAVGSQTADKKTTQQSVEDQTSLQDTPDVAVQKLEPKDVSQKITAEFLRLDLKHEKKHFSGNIIFDGFDVSPIFISSFVDVPKIDGNLKWILNDVSLLSEKRGGNWRQHLYGKSGILKHAKLAFHTGGGVHISGPFSFDDEGYLSATFEIVCIQHVKFLEALQHLFPEETDNFQALLFILSTLPKNTDGSPILPLTISHGWVKLGFLDLGRLAPL; encoded by the coding sequence GTGTGTGAGAATGTGCGCAAGAACGGTTATCCTTTACGGATTGGTGTTGTGTGTGACAAGTTTCAATTTTCTTGGCCTTTATATGGAGTTTCTTTATCGACGGGGCGTTTGACAGCTGGTGCACCAATTTATGCGCCGCATGTAGTCGAGTTTAATATTGATTCTCCTGCATCAATCATGTTTTCTGATAAAACTTCCATAGTATCTCGTTGGCGCAATTTGGTGATTGAAACAGAGCCTTATTGGAAAACAGGTCAGACATTGAAGTTTATCGCTGAAGGGCTTGAATTTTCTCCTCTCTCCTCTTCGTTTGAGGATCAAAAGCTTCAAGAAGCAGTGGGATCACAAACGGCAGATAAAAAGACAACACAACAAAGTGTTGAAGATCAGACATCTTTGCAAGATACTCCTGATGTTGCTGTTCAGAAGTTAGAGCCAAAAGATGTCTCTCAAAAAATAACGGCAGAATTTTTGCGTCTTGATCTTAAACATGAAAAGAAGCATTTCTCAGGAAATATTATTTTTGATGGTTTTGATGTTTCTCCAATTTTTATATCTTCTTTTGTTGATGTTCCAAAAATTGATGGCAATTTGAAATGGATTTTAAATGATGTTTCTCTTCTATCTGAAAAAAGAGGAGGAAATTGGAGACAGCATCTCTATGGAAAAAGTGGCATTTTAAAACATGCTAAATTGGCTTTTCATACAGGTGGTGGGGTGCATATTAGTGGACCTTTTTCTTTTGATGATGAAGGATATTTGTCAGCAACATTCGAAATTGTTTGTATACAGCACGTGAAATTTCTTGAGGCTTTGCAACATTTGTTTCCTGAAGAAACGGATAATTTTCAAGCGTTACTTTTTATTTTGAGTACACTGCCTAAAAATACAGATGGCTCTCCCATTCTTCCCTTAACTATTAGCCATGGCTGGGTCAAATTGGGATTTTTAGATCTTGGTCGTCTTGCTCCACTTTAG
- a CDS encoding glutamine amidotransferase, translated as MFLNQRCLDKKQKNSKPRIAVVIHRRSPYTGRLGKFLQQNGFVLDVYRPIFGQKLPDTLEHYAGVVILGGPMSVNDSEAYIGEEIDWISLSLKENKPFLGICLGAQMLARNLGARVGTRSDGTVEVGWYPLEVTQQGKELMNWPEMVYHFHDEGIYDLPKEAMLLATGNTYPTQAFRYGKNAWGLQFHAEFTRAMMRRLLVRSAHKLTEKGAQPACAHLKGRLIYDRALSQWFEGALRQIFCTPPALV; from the coding sequence ATGTTTTTAAATCAGAGATGTCTTGATAAAAAGCAAAAAAATAGCAAACCAAGGATTGCTGTGGTTATTCATCGGCGGTCTCCTTATACTGGTCGTTTGGGAAAATTTTTACAACAAAATGGTTTTGTTCTTGATGTTTATCGTCCTATTTTTGGGCAAAAACTCCCTGATACATTAGAGCATTATGCTGGTGTTGTTATTTTAGGGGGACCGATGAGTGTGAATGACAGCGAAGCTTATATTGGTGAGGAAATTGATTGGATTTCTTTATCGCTAAAGGAAAATAAGCCTTTTTTGGGTATTTGTCTGGGAGCACAAATGTTAGCGCGAAATTTAGGAGCACGCGTTGGTACAAGAAGTGATGGGACTGTTGAAGTGGGCTGGTATCCACTCGAAGTGACCCAACAAGGAAAGGAATTGATGAATTGGCCAGAAATGGTCTATCATTTTCATGATGAAGGTATTTATGATTTACCAAAAGAGGCGATGCTTTTGGCAACAGGGAATACATATCCTACACAAGCTTTCCGTTATGGAAAAAATGCATGGGGTTTGCAATTTCATGCTGAATTTACACGCGCTATGATGCGGCGTTTGTTGGTGCGTTCGGCACATAAATTGACCGAAAAAGGTGCTCAACCTGCTTGTGCACATTTAAAAGGGCGTTTAATCTATGATCGAGCTTTAAGCCAATGGTTTGAAGGTGCATTACGGCAGATCTTTTGTACACCGCCCGCACTGGTATGA
- a CDS encoding heme biosynthesis protein HemY encodes MIRVFIYIFVVCVLGLAFGWVANHNGVFVLTFLNFRFSASLLTVLSVLTLFFVTLVLLWWLFSFFFSIPSALSNYFYKRHQKRGYEALSKGILAAFAGDGMVAQKMEAQVAKYLVGKQDPLVRLLQAQTFSLQNNSVRAISLFEEMRKEDPTKIVGLYGLFREAMKSKAYEAAQQYAEEALALSPALLWAHQTVLDRLGAEGKWDRALTVFERAQKALPRSARVTPERQHIQVLLLSGQALHLFDTHPVQAREAILKAHKLAPDFVPITIIAADILYKLNEARKADKMIIAAWQKEPHPDLGILYLEKEEGAVGRLKRAKILASYNKDAFESAFLIAKAALDAGETTLAREQAQKALQYHPRESVYLLLADIEEAQGNNQGAVRQWLSLALRAERDPVWMCEGSIFSSWSAVSPISGRLGCFEWKAPPRVPSLTLEAVNIVPKKQDKENVVEESEGVEDKKLEKLTPIDDSFLHNMQVEKQDIKEQDAKTFSQIHLNVDDPGVKTEEEGTSLSRKKFRLF; translated from the coding sequence ATGATACGTGTTTTTATTTATATTTTTGTTGTTTGTGTTCTTGGGTTAGCTTTTGGGTGGGTTGCTAATCACAATGGTGTTTTTGTCCTTACATTTTTGAATTTCAGATTTTCTGCTTCATTGCTTACAGTGTTAAGTGTGCTGACTTTGTTCTTTGTAACACTAGTGCTTTTGTGGTGGTTATTCTCTTTCTTTTTTTCCATACCGAGTGCGCTTTCCAATTATTTTTATAAACGCCATCAAAAGCGCGGTTATGAAGCTCTCTCGAAGGGAATTCTTGCAGCTTTTGCTGGTGATGGTATGGTTGCGCAAAAAATGGAAGCACAGGTTGCTAAATATCTTGTAGGAAAACAAGATCCATTGGTAAGGCTTTTACAAGCGCAAACCTTTTCTTTACAAAATAACTCTGTTCGCGCTATCAGTCTTTTTGAGGAAATGAGAAAGGAAGATCCAACAAAAATAGTTGGACTTTACGGTTTGTTTCGTGAAGCGATGAAGAGTAAAGCTTATGAGGCAGCACAACAATATGCAGAAGAGGCATTGGCTTTATCGCCGGCACTTTTGTGGGCGCATCAGACGGTGCTTGATCGGTTGGGTGCTGAGGGTAAATGGGATCGGGCACTTACTGTTTTTGAAAGAGCACAAAAAGCTCTCCCGCGTTCTGCGCGCGTGACTCCAGAGCGACAGCATATACAGGTTTTACTGTTAAGTGGACAGGCTCTTCATCTGTTTGATACACATCCAGTACAAGCACGTGAAGCTATTTTGAAAGCTCATAAATTGGCGCCTGATTTTGTTCCAATAACAATTATAGCGGCTGATATTCTTTATAAATTAAATGAAGCGCGTAAAGCGGATAAAATGATTATAGCGGCTTGGCAGAAAGAGCCTCATCCTGATTTGGGAATCCTTTATCTTGAAAAAGAAGAAGGAGCTGTTGGACGGTTAAAAAGGGCTAAGATACTTGCTTCCTATAATAAAGATGCATTTGAGTCGGCTTTCCTTATTGCCAAAGCTGCTTTGGATGCTGGTGAAACAACATTAGCAAGAGAGCAGGCACAAAAAGCATTGCAGTATCATCCACGGGAAAGTGTTTATTTATTATTGGCAGATATTGAAGAAGCACAGGGAAACAATCAAGGGGCTGTGCGTCAATGGCTTTCCCTAGCCCTTCGTGCTGAACGTGATCCTGTATGGATGTGTGAGGGATCTATTTTTTCTTCTTGGTCAGCTGTTTCTCCAATCAGTGGACGGTTGGGTTGCTTTGAATGGAAAGCGCCTCCTCGTGTACCTTCTCTTACATTAGAGGCAGTCAATATTGTGCCAAAAAAACAAGATAAAGAGAACGTTGTGGAAGAAAGTGAGGGTGTTGAGGATAAGAAACTTGAAAAATTAACGCCTATAGACGATTCTTTTTTGCATAATATGCAGGTGGAGAAACAAGATATAAAAGAACAAGATGCAAAAACATTCAGCCAAATTCATTTAAACGTTGATGATCCAGGGGTTAAAACAGAAGAAGAAGGAACGTCTTTATCAAGGAAAAAATTTCGTTTATTTTAA
- a CDS encoding COG4223 family protein, whose amino-acid sequence MVDSSKPKVKSHYAGTRRKKPAIEHEAVSHDSEEKIQNSVESHIQEKQNMQNQDKNTSRTTWLLLPLSGILGGLIALGIFVGLQWVGLFSSPFVENSVGGEKVLQVAEAAKDTSEETREQLERVFQEIDALKTEFSSFSSQQFKTMKNDELSQEESRKAFAILEEKVKALEEAVQTLVGESKEIETALSVGLSNANDLASLKKQLEAFQEEIIVKNSEKKEINTALFTAISSLKNAVERGGSYNNELKLLQQLSPSIDGLDVLQKTATVGLPSSAQLSVDFSHVADAIVGTQNIAAPDAGFFDRILAWIKGLVVSRPIGNVEGMTLGAITARMEVAIQAGDYEKALSEWQTLPQNAKDVSKDFVQQLERHIAVHQLLQQLLLSVQQGSFKPTKM is encoded by the coding sequence ATGGTCGATTCTTCAAAACCAAAAGTTAAATCACATTATGCTGGTACGCGCCGTAAGAAGCCCGCCATTGAACATGAAGCTGTTTCCCATGATTCAGAGGAAAAAATACAAAATTCTGTAGAATCTCATATCCAAGAAAAACAGAATATGCAAAATCAGGATAAAAATACTTCTCGTACAACTTGGCTTTTGTTGCCCCTTTCAGGGATTTTAGGGGGACTCATTGCTTTGGGAATTTTTGTGGGGCTTCAATGGGTGGGTTTGTTTTCTTCTCCTTTTGTAGAAAATTCTGTTGGTGGAGAAAAGGTTTTGCAGGTCGCTGAAGCTGCAAAAGACACAAGTGAAGAAACAAGAGAACAATTGGAGCGAGTGTTTCAAGAAATCGATGCATTAAAAACAGAGTTTTCTTCTTTTTCATCACAACAGTTTAAAACAATGAAAAATGATGAACTATCGCAAGAAGAAAGCAGAAAAGCTTTTGCGATTTTAGAAGAAAAAGTAAAAGCTCTTGAAGAGGCTGTACAAACACTTGTTGGCGAGTCAAAAGAGATAGAAACGGCTTTGTCCGTCGGGCTGAGCAATGCAAATGATCTTGCTTCGTTAAAAAAACAGTTGGAAGCATTCCAGGAAGAAATTATTGTTAAAAATAGTGAAAAAAAAGAAATAAATACGGCACTTTTTACAGCGATCAGTTCGTTAAAAAATGCTGTAGAGCGGGGTGGATCTTATAACAATGAATTAAAGCTGTTACAGCAGTTATCGCCCTCGATTGATGGACTTGATGTGTTGCAAAAGACAGCTACTGTAGGTCTTCCAAGTTCAGCACAACTTTCAGTTGATTTTTCTCATGTTGCCGATGCAATTGTTGGTACGCAAAATATTGCTGCGCCAGATGCTGGTTTTTTTGACCGAATTTTAGCATGGATAAAAGGGCTCGTTGTTTCGCGACCAATTGGAAATGTTGAGGGGATGACGCTAGGGGCTATTACAGCACGCATGGAAGTTGCCATTCAAGCGGGTGATTACGAAAAGGCTTTGAGCGAATGGCAGACATTACCTCAAAATGCAAAAGATGTTTCAAAGGATTTTGTTCAGCAGCTTGAAAGACATATTGCTGTTCACCAATTGCTGCAGCAATTGTTGTTGTCTGTGCAACAAGGATCTTTTAAGCCAACAAAGATGTAA
- the tsaD gene encoding tRNA (adenosine(37)-N6)-threonylcarbamoyltransferase complex transferase subunit TsaD: MRLLGIETSCDETAAAVIEYNSESNSRILSNIVWSQIDHHAPYGGVVPEIAARAHVEILDHLILQALTEANIKLKDIDGIAATSGPGLIGGLLVGVMSAKALSLATGKPFIAVNHLEGHALTAVLTNNVKFPYLLLLVSGGHTQTILVHGIGNYQRLGTTIDDALGEAFDKTAKLLGLPYPGGPALEKAALLGDKNRFPLPRPLKGEKRLDFSFSGLKTAVRQAATAIAPLTENDVADIAASFQAAVTDTVRDRVHLALQHFTHQYPLYPDHGKHSPSLVVAGGVAANQALRSTLQELAHQHGFEFIAPPLSLCTDNAAMIAFAGAQKLARGETSSLDIAPRSRWPLDEKAMPLIGTGRRGTKA; this comes from the coding sequence ATGCGTCTGTTGGGCATAGAAACAAGTTGTGATGAAACGGCAGCGGCTGTCATTGAATACAACAGTGAATCAAACAGCCGAATTCTTTCCAATATTGTTTGGAGCCAAATTGATCATCACGCACCTTACGGCGGTGTTGTTCCTGAAATTGCCGCTCGTGCCCATGTTGAAATTCTTGATCATTTAATTCTTCAAGCCCTCACAGAAGCAAACATAAAATTAAAAGATATTGATGGCATTGCAGCCACCAGCGGACCTGGTTTGATCGGGGGACTATTGGTAGGCGTTATGAGCGCAAAAGCACTCTCTCTTGCCACTGGAAAACCATTTATTGCTGTCAATCACTTAGAGGGACATGCTTTAACAGCTGTATTAACGAACAATGTCAAATTTCCTTATTTATTACTTTTAGTTTCAGGGGGGCATACACAAACAATCCTTGTTCACGGAATAGGCAACTATCAACGTTTAGGAACTACCATTGATGATGCATTAGGAGAAGCCTTTGATAAAACTGCCAAACTTTTAGGTCTTCCTTATCCTGGTGGACCAGCACTTGAAAAAGCAGCTTTATTAGGTGATAAAAATCGCTTCCCTCTTCCACGACCTTTAAAAGGTGAAAAACGGTTAGATTTTTCTTTTTCAGGCCTTAAAACGGCTGTGCGACAAGCCGCAACAGCCATAGCTCCTCTTACAGAAAATGATGTTGCTGACATTGCAGCAAGTTTTCAAGCTGCCGTGACCGATACAGTGCGTGATCGTGTTCATTTGGCTCTACAACACTTTACCCACCAATATCCTCTCTATCCTGATCATGGAAAGCACTCTCCTTCTTTAGTTGTTGCGGGCGGCGTTGCTGCAAACCAAGCACTCCGCTCTACATTACAGGAACTTGCTCATCAACATGGTTTTGAATTTATAGCGCCTCCTCTTTCCTTGTGTACCGATAATGCAGCAATGATTGCTTTTGCTGGTGCCCAAAAGCTCGCACGTGGAGAAACAAGCTCGCTTGATATCGCCCCTCGCTCACGCTGGCCCTTAGATGAAAAAGCCATGCCCTTAATCGGGACGGGACGCCGTGGAACAAAAGCATAA
- a CDS encoding EVE domain-containing protein has product MAYWLFKSEPHKWSWEMQKKKGAGGEQWDGVRNYQARNNMRAMKYGDKGFFYHSNKGLEIVGIVEICAEAHPDSTSSDPRWECVDIRALCDMPTPVSLKQIKANPKLANMVLVNTSRLSVQPVTENEWKEVCLMGNLKKEML; this is encoded by the coding sequence ATGGCTTATTGGCTTTTTAAATCTGAACCTCATAAATGGTCATGGGAGATGCAAAAGAAAAAAGGAGCGGGTGGCGAACAATGGGATGGTGTCCGCAATTATCAAGCCCGTAATAATATGCGCGCCATGAAATATGGTGATAAAGGTTTTTTTTATCACTCAAATAAGGGTTTAGAAATTGTAGGCATTGTCGAAATATGTGCTGAAGCACACCCTGATTCTACAAGCTCTGATCCACGCTGGGAGTGTGTGGATATCCGTGCACTTTGTGACATGCCAACACCTGTTTCACTAAAACAAATTAAAGCCAATCCCAAACTAGCCAATATGGTGCTGGTCAATACCAGCCGCTTATCAGTACAACCCGTAACAGAAAATGAATGGAAAGAAGTATGTTTGATGGGCAACCTTAAAAAGGAGATGCTTTGA